From Bacteroidales bacterium, the proteins below share one genomic window:
- a CDS encoding TonB-dependent receptor has translation MKYIVKLLQIFVTLSLFAFEAHGQTGTIQGTISDAKTGESLIGTNIVLQGTYTGTTSDLDGNFRLSNVNPGTYNLVVSYISYNQQIIRVTVKANETTRVDVRLEPATLEIESVKVTATRRTNTEMALISSLKASNVVANGISNQQIIRSQDKDASEVVRRVPGITIRDGRFVIVRGLVERYNVTWLNGIPAPSSEPDMRSFSFDLIPSNQIDNIVIYKTPAPELPADFAGAAIQISSLGFSEKNSVGISYSAGYVEGTTFKTYYKYQGGKYDWLGFDDGTRAIPDGFPSTKEFRALASNSSAEDKQKIQELGRSFSKIWTPYAIRSAPMNHTVNFTVSHYFLLGKTSLGLVSSVLYNKTTDSDHILRKGYQAYNTILDKSNPYYVYYDDKYKETARTGALLNLNYVFGNNQKIEFRNLINQQGASSTTLRTGQNFYGGNFEKNYELDYQSRLTFSSTLGGKHTLFNQLTAFDWAIGYAYADQNRPDIRRVQTSLSGDLDPKMDPFRIGVNFNADPKLLGRLFLQNYEHLKNVNLNLSQKIPLGNFVPEVKAGFLYTDLRRNFKARNIGFAFANIFKFNWNLTKLPVDSVAFSPQFFSTIRDLFADENINPETGLKIDESTNKSDSYNARNETYAAYAGILIPLFNKIKIYTGVRYENNSQNLSGFLETGDSIVVRNIFKDLFPSVNVAYNVTDNILLRFAYGKTVNRPEFREISPFAFFDFDENASIYGNPNLKNAYIHNTDLRFEWYPSQGEIVSLGIFNKNFVQPIEKQLVNVGTGYNYTFRNARSAYSRGVELEVRKTFQFLENSPSFVHLLKDFTLILNGSVIQSRINNPDPNERDSIRPLQGQSPYIINAGLYYQQEKSGISVTALYNVIGKRIDYIGDLETPHIWEMPFHSLDLTVSKKIGRFVTLKLGAKNILDQTVIFQQYEEPLLKNMEQKVTRIQTTRKFVPGRQFSVGVSLLF, from the coding sequence ATGAAATATATTGTAAAGTTGTTGCAGATTTTTGTCACTTTGTCCCTTTTTGCCTTTGAAGCCCATGGTCAGACTGGTACAATACAGGGTACAATTAGCGATGCAAAAACAGGTGAGTCTCTCATTGGCACCAACATCGTGCTCCAGGGCACTTATACCGGAACCACATCTGACCTTGACGGTAATTTCCGGCTTTCAAATGTTAATCCGGGTACATACAACCTTGTTGTTTCCTATATTTCTTATAACCAGCAAATAATCCGTGTAACAGTTAAGGCCAACGAAACAACCCGGGTAGATGTCAGGCTCGAACCGGCAACTCTGGAGATCGAGTCAGTAAAGGTGACGGCAACACGCCGCACCAACACAGAAATGGCACTCATCAGCAGCCTGAAAGCAAGCAACGTGGTTGCCAACGGCATATCCAATCAGCAGATCATCCGTTCACAGGATAAGGATGCTTCGGAAGTAGTGCGCCGCGTGCCAGGCATTACCATCCGCGATGGCCGGTTTGTTATTGTCCGGGGTCTGGTGGAACGCTACAATGTTACCTGGCTGAACGGAATCCCTGCTCCAAGCTCTGAACCGGATATGCGTTCCTTTTCCTTTGACCTGATTCCCTCAAACCAGATTGATAATATTGTGATTTATAAAACACCGGCACCTGAGTTGCCTGCCGATTTTGCAGGCGCCGCAATCCAGATATCTTCCCTTGGATTTTCCGAAAAAAATAGTGTTGGCATTAGTTATTCGGCAGGTTATGTTGAGGGGACTACCTTTAAAACATACTATAAATATCAGGGAGGAAAATATGACTGGCTTGGGTTTGATGACGGTACAAGGGCAATCCCAGACGGATTTCCTTCTACTAAGGAATTCAGGGCTCTTGCTTCGAATTCTTCAGCAGAGGATAAACAAAAAATTCAGGAACTGGGCCGAAGTTTCAGTAAAATCTGGACCCCTTATGCAATCCGGTCAGCTCCCATGAACCATACCGTCAATTTCACCGTATCGCACTATTTTTTGCTGGGAAAGACCTCTCTGGGTCTTGTTTCTTCCGTTCTCTACAACAAAACAACTGATTCTGACCATATATTACGAAAGGGGTATCAGGCGTATAATACCATCCTTGATAAATCAAACCCTTACTACGTTTACTACGATGATAAATACAAAGAAACAGCCAGAACCGGAGCCCTTCTCAACCTGAATTATGTTTTTGGTAATAACCAGAAAATCGAATTCAGAAATCTGATCAATCAGCAGGGGGCTTCATCAACCACCCTGCGTACCGGACAAAATTTTTACGGCGGAAACTTCGAAAAAAACTATGAACTCGATTATCAGTCACGGCTTACTTTTTCCTCAACCCTTGGAGGGAAACATACCTTATTCAATCAGTTGACTGCATTTGACTGGGCAATTGGCTATGCCTATGCTGATCAGAACAGACCCGATATCCGTCGGGTGCAAACTTCCCTCTCAGGCGACCTGGATCCAAAAATGGATCCTTTCCGGATCGGTGTCAATTTTAATGCCGACCCTAAATTGCTTGGACGTCTGTTCCTTCAGAACTATGAACATCTTAAAAACGTTAATCTGAATCTCTCCCAGAAAATTCCGTTAGGTAATTTTGTTCCTGAAGTCAAAGCGGGTTTTCTGTATACCGATTTGAGGCGAAATTTCAAAGCCAGAAATATAGGATTTGCCTTTGCCAATATCTTTAAATTTAACTGGAATCTTACTAAACTGCCGGTTGACTCTGTTGCCTTTTCCCCTCAATTCTTTTCTACAATAAGAGATTTGTTTGCTGATGAAAACATCAACCCGGAAACCGGACTTAAAATTGATGAATCAACAAATAAATCAGATTCATACAATGCACGGAACGAAACATATGCTGCATATGCCGGAATATTGATTCCTTTGTTCAACAAGATTAAAATTTACACCGGCGTTCGCTACGAAAATAATTCCCAGAACCTTTCGGGATTCCTCGAAACCGGCGACAGCATTGTAGTCAGGAACATTTTCAAGGACCTTTTCCCTTCAGTTAACGTAGCCTACAATGTTACAGACAATATTTTATTACGTTTTGCCTATGGAAAAACGGTCAATCGGCCTGAATTCAGAGAAATAAGCCCGTTTGCCTTTTTCGATTTTGATGAAAATGCAAGCATATACGGAAATCCGAACCTCAAAAATGCTTATATTCATAATACCGATCTCCGTTTTGAATGGTACCCTTCTCAGGGAGAAATTGTCTCCCTTGGTATTTTTAATAAAAATTTTGTGCAACCAATTGAAAAACAATTGGTTAATGTTGGAACAGGGTACAACTATACATTCCGTAATGCCAGGTCGGCTTATTCAAGAGGAGTTGAACTCGAAGTGCGAAAAACTTTTCAGTTTCTGGAAAACTCCCCTTCGTTTGTGCATCTGCTGAAAGATTTTACACTGATTTTAAACGGATCTGTAATTCAAAGCCGTATCAATAACCCCGATCCGAATGAAAGGGATTCAATTCGGCCTCTCCAGGGACAATCGCCCTATATTATAAACGCCGGCTTGTACTACCAGCAGGAAAAATCCGGAATATCTGTAACCGCTCTCTACAATGTTATCGGAAAACGCATAGACTACATCGGGGATCTGGAAACTCCTCATATCTGGGAAATGCCTTTTCATTCCCTTGATTTAACTGTCAGTAAAAAAATCGGCCGGTTTGTTACACTAAAACTGGGAGCTAAAAATATTCTTGATCAAACGGTCATTTTCCAGCAATACGAAGAACCCTTATTGAAAAATATGGAGCAAAAAGTAACCCGGATTCAGACTACCAGAAAATTTGTTCCCGGTCGCCAGTTCTCTGTTGGCGTTTCCCTTTTGTTCTAA